DNA sequence from the Salvia splendens isolate huo1 chromosome 19, SspV2, whole genome shotgun sequence genome:
GAGAGAAAATTGGACCTTTAACTCATACACTTTACCTAATACCAGTAGCAACAAAAAGTAGAGCCCTGGAGTTGGAAAACAAATTTCAGGAGGAGGGACAAACCTGCAAAGACCGCCCACACTGAAGTTCTAGATTGAAATGATGCAATAGGACATCCACCATTGTATAGATATTGGCAGTAACTTCTTCAGGGGAAAATTCTTTCAGGACGTGACCCTAAATAACATCATACAATCATGTGTGCACGTAAGACAGCAAAGTTACAATTGTAATATATTTCTTGCAACAGTGCAATGCTCCCAATCATAATATACGTCTTGCATTTTATGCCTGGAGAAACTTACAAGATGTAAACTGTTAATGCTCTCAGGGTGGCCATACATCAGTATCCATGCACCAGAGCAAAGATATTGACGGTGTTGAGGAAAACTGTGATTAATGTAAGTCATGACATACGTAGGATCAGCAGAAGAAGATAGAAGCTGGGTGCATTGATTAAGCACAGTTGTTTCTGCCTGCCAATGGCCAAATATATGTTAGAATTGTATAATCATGAGGCATACATTTCAGAATTATAAAAAAGGAAGGCAAAGAATGATACAAATCACTATGGTGCCTTAAAAATGGTCAAACaagaaaaaatatagaaaagaatTACTAACCAAGGGATTTACAGTTCCATGTTCCTTTTCATGTTCATTGTTAACTTAATGTATGTCCTCTTTATACTGCAAAGGCTATTACTGAGCCTTCAGTGTTTATTAGATAATTTTTTGGAGAAATTACAACGAAGTAATGTTCAGATGTTCTGCTACCCAAAGTCAGTAAGTAAGTTGCAACATTATAAACTTAAATATTTGAAATGAAGGAGAAAAGAAGAATCTTTCTAAAAAAGATGGATGGCTCTGATTTCAGGAGTTCTATATTATTCTAGTATGTGAATATGGTTCTGACTTCTGAGATAAAATGTAGATCATGGACATGAAGTACTACAAGACTTTAGAGCTGTATCTACTCTTCTTGTGCCCAGAGATTTCTTCCGGAGAATCAATCCCCACCTTAATAGCTACCATGTTTATGCTAATGTTTAGCGCTGCAATTGATGAATGGACAACTACCCTCCCACcaaaaaaatgaagataaagGAAAAGGCATTTTGCAACTGACATAGCTTCATTCGATCAGGAATGATAGTTAATAATGTTAGTATATTTGTGTGTAGAGAAGTGTGATGTCCCAACTGCCATGCAAAGATAATGTAAAAGTATGAACAACTTTTAGCATAAGCTGAAGAGCATCTCTGCAACCATTGGAACTCCCTTTGGGTATCTAACCAGAGCCTATTGGGTTTTTGCATCAAGCAAATTATTGCCTCAATACACTGCAGGTGGGTGCATGGCTAAGAGAAAGACATTGTATCAAGTACCTGTTGCCATGCTTGAGTGGCCAAGCCCCTATTATCTATCCGACCAGCTAAGGCCTCTCGCAAAATAGGAGGGAAGTGGCGGAGGGTCTTCTCTGACCATGCATGTTGGCTGGTGGCAAGTATCTGTTCCTGAATTGTTTGAAGGTATAGCAGGTGTTCAACCTCCGCAATCCCATGAGTTTTAATAATGATGGCAAGAGTAGTTATTGTTATCCGATTTATAGTTTCCGTAAACTCGGTTGGACCCTGTGAGAGAGCATTGACAAGACAAAAGTAAGTCTGACCTGGGTTTGCCAAGGCAatctataaaagaaaaataaattgatattttCTGCCACCTTTCCATCCCTCTTCACAGAGAAAAATTCCCTCATTGATAATATAAGATTCATGCATAAATTCTCAGCCAGCCGAAAAATACGATGGTCACCACGTTTTCCCTTCAGTGTAGCAATAATTTTTGTGACATCATGAATTAAACCTTTGTTTTTCCCTTGGTACCTAAAAAAAAGCATACATTTAAGAAGAATGTTTTACCATTTCCATTTGACAGCATGCCAAACAACTCTCGGCTTCAGTAAAAACATAAAGCCCTGAACAAACACAAGAAACCGAGATAATGTTCATTACCTGTAGAGTGAAAGTAACCGATAGTTCAGAATTTCAAACACCAGAAGAGAAGCAGCAGGTTTGCTCAGTGGGTTTTGATTCTTTGGAGACAGTAGCTAGTAAGACAAAGTAGTGAGTGCttataaaattagaaaaggaTAGTATGAGACTATAAAACTTTATTTTGTTGAATACGAAAACGAAGTCATATATACTGGCTATTGTTAACTCCCAGATATTTCAAGTGTAAGAGTACAGAATTTCAACTTGAAAATCCAACAGTAACTGAAAAACCAAACCGAACCATAAAAATTTGGAAGTTTGGTCAGTTTCTAGTTCGGTTTGTGGTTCCTAAAGATGTTCTTGTGAAGTGCCTCAGCGCGAGGTGGTGCCAGGTAAACGCCTCTTAGGACTCGCCTAACTGCTGCGAAAGAGGTGCACACCTCCCATTTTAAGGCTTTCAAGCAGGTTTCTTACCGTTTTAACTTAACTTTTAAGCCTTAATTTGAAGCAGGCTGTTTTTACATGGCCCTAATTAAATGAAATAAGACTAAATCACAGTCCTAATGCTCTAAAAGGCTTTAATTTCAAATTCTTGGACATTTGATTATAAGACTTTAATCTTATCACCCTTATCTTACTTCGGAATTTAAAATACTTAACTAGTgataatttcatgtttttttataattgttactccctccatcccaaaaaAATAAGGACATTTGGGACGGCACGAGAataaatgtataattggtaaactTAGAGAGATGGGGAGAAgggtagttaaaatagtgttagtggatagtgggactcatattattattagtgtttaatggtgaGCCCTAgtagtataagttgtaaataaattgatgtatatgggtAATGAGTTTTAgagaactttccataaatggaaatgggataattttaagggacggatggaAAAGGAAAGTgaccttatttttatgggacggagggagtatgatttttgtgtgtttttatgaTTTACGCCTCAGGTTTTTTCTTTGCGGGGCCTTTTCAGAACCCCTGAGGCTTGAAAACACCTTTTAAAACCTTGATTTGATTTCGTCCCAGTTGAAAATTTTCAGAACAAATCTTATTTTTGAATCATTACAGTTTCGGGGAACTGAGGATTAAAACGAATCCACCCCATCTCCAGTTGGAATTTATGGCTTATATACCAAATGAAAGGAATAATTACCGTCATGAGTGAGCGAAATAGTGCATGAGGTGAAATGAGCAATACTCGAACATATGTTTCTACCATTGCAATGCTAGGTACAACCTGTTCCAGTGTAAAATATAGCCAAATTCAATGAAATGAACCCAAGGAAAATCATCAAGTTATAATGAAAGCAACAGGCACACAAGAGCAGACAACATGTTAACAGGGTAGAACACACCAAACTACTCTTTCCAAAGGATATTCGAACCATCCAGAGGAAATTTATATTGATGTTCATCCACTTACATATGCTTTCATGTAAATAATGCTGACATCATTTTACCTGTCCAGAAAACAAAGACTCTTCCATTTGATATGCAAGTTTCAGACATAAATTTATTGAAAACCCAGATAACAGCGATACTGGCAATGGGCTGACTTCCTGCATCACCATCAACCTTTCATTTGGCTGTAGATTTGTTCCTGGTATCTCTGTTACTCCAGCTGAGGTTAACCAGTGCATAACTGTTTCACAAGCGGGCTGTGCCATAGTGTATGAGACAACCCAAAACATACCAATTGACCTTTCATCCATATTCATATAGTCCATGATCCTTTCACCTGAGAGACAACACATTGTTTGTTAAGGtactgttttttttaattaaaaaaaagtagattAATGAAGCACAACTGAGCGGCATAAGGTTTATAGGGTGTGTGGTTCAGTAGTAGAAATTGTAATGATATAAATATCAAACAATTCATGAGCACATGTTTAGCAGATTCAGACAAAAAGACTTTAGTCTAAATTTGAGATGGTAGAGTGACTGCTTCAATTTCCACATGAGAAACAATCAATTGAAGATCAAAATCTTCCTCCCGAGAgaacaaattaaaatgaatcaaatgaaagagaactaacataaaaaaaaggggagaaataAACCTCCACTGGCAAGAGGGAAGGTGCCTTCTTCCACTCAAACAAAAGATAAGGAAACTAATCCCACAAAAGGGGATGATGAGAAAGTTAAgagtaaaagaaaagaaagaaaaattaaataaattaatttattcaacCAATATTTCCCATCCTCTTAGGAGAAGGAAGAAAGGAGAAGACAGAAAAATGTTTGCTTATTGTTGTGTGGCATTTTGGAGAGCAAGAAGGAGAGAAAGTTGACCAATTTGTATCCTGTTATATAAACACCAATTCACATGTCACAAGAGTACAACATTTTAAAAATGTATATTATGCCATCTCAAATGTATGAACTTAGCAATTAGTCGTGTATTATCCACTGGTAGTGATTCTATCACAGGCATGGCACGTGAAATTCCAAAAGTAGAAATGGtcatttcatgtcaaaataattGGACTTGCAACCTTAAGTCCTTTCTTGCTTCAggataaaaaatactactagcaAAGGTATTTAACAAATGCATTGATCATCCATAATAACATTTAcaaataaacacaaatataAGCTGGATTCAGTTTTGTCAATGAATAAAGAGAGGTAAAGGGTTACTGCTATAAATACAACTTTTTTAGTGGCAAGAGCAAATTGGTAAAAAATTCAATTATCAAAGTGGATTTTACTACTACAATATTTGGAAATGAAAATGGATTAGCAAGATTTAGATTTTCTCAATTAGTAAGGCAGGTTGgacaaaaacaaaaatgcaTGCACTAAATTTTTTAGTGGCGAAGTGAGAAATTTTTAGGAAGTTAAGGTTGGCAAATTGCATTTTGACTTTGTAGGATATTTTTCCTTAAGAATTGCATGTAATGCACACATGCATGAATCCAAATACTATATTCACTACCACTAACAATGAATggtaaagagaaaaattatatgGTTCGAACGTCAAAGTGTAAGCCCGAAAAGTAAGAAATAAGATAGgatgaaagaaaaaatgatAGAACAGCAGAAGAACCCAGAACAACAAGAATGACAAATGTTTGCTGCTCTATTAAAAAGGGTGTTTCGATTGAAAGCACTGTGTGTGTTTCTATTAAATTATTCCCCTAGAGTAACTCCCTAACTAGAACTGCCATGTCACACAACATTCAATTGATATTGATAGTAAGCTATAAAATATCCTTAGAAGCACTATTTGCTAAGTTAAATGGCCTGCATCTCAAAGAATGGATAAGTACCTTTGCTAACTTGCCTCCACCATTCATCGATTTGTTTTCCCTTTTGAAGCTGCTCGTTGTTCAAATATTCTCTAGTTGATGTATTTAATGACCAAATACGCAAATTCTGACAACTGCTAATGAAGTCCAGCAAGATACTTTGTGGGTTATTAGGGTCAGCACTTCGGTCTTCTTTATGGAATGAAAGAATTTTCCGGGTTGTCTCCACCTACCCAGCAGATTGTGATAAGTTAATATCACAATATTAATTGATTGACTAGTAGATGATCAGCTATTATGGCAATTAAAACATAAGATGGAAACATAAATTAGAGGGTACACGGTGAAGTTCAAATCCAAAAAAGCACCGCAATAACAAGCTCAAAACGGATAAGTATGCCATGTTCCAGTAAAATGAGGGACTACCTTTCTTGAGTCTGTATTTAGAGCATTCATTACAAGCTCAACACGGATAATTTGTGCAAGCAACCATGTCACATGATTGGTCCTGAGGATATGTTGATCACCGTCTTGAAGTCGACACACTAGTTTGtcaacaaaatcaacaaaatcaatgCATCCATGTTTCATGAGAAAAAAGAATACATCAGAAACAATAAGCCACTCCTGCCAGCAATTTGTTTCTGCAAGTTAACAGAAtggaaaatagtaaaaaatgacagttgataaaaaaataaacaataataaCATCTCAGGATAACAATGTGATTCTATTTAACAAATAAGTGCCTACAGGAGTTATTTTAGTGAGTAAACACAACAAAGCAAGGTTACACTCACATGTGAGACAAATATACACTTGCAACACTTGATTACTACAACAACACAAACTTGCCTGCATTTGTCAACTTCAGCAATTCCACAATCCTATCAATTGTTGCCTCGCTAATCATTTCCGAAGTAAAAACAGCACCTGGTGTAGGTCCTTGGGCCTGAGTCCTGTGGCAGGGTGCTACAAGCAATACACGTCTCCACCAGTCTGGAGATGGAGTGTTGCGAAAGGCATGTCTCAGACATCGCATAGCTCGCTCCCAGTCAAGACTCCCTCTCTGAATGGATGCTGCAAGTTCCTATCCAGGTAATGAAAAGAGTGGTCTAACACATTGTATTTATTGACAGTGTCATCTTTGTGACAAATACTTTTCATTTTGCTACAATAAAACTACCGGGGAATCACAATGACCAACAGATTAATGATCCAACTTTGTATTAGTACACTAAGCTTATGCAGATTACATAGTAGCTTCAGAAATAAGCAAACTCATATGATTATGTTTCCAGCCCATCTCTTGGTTTTCAGACTAAATtcataataatttcattttttagataTCTGATTTTGCAATTACTATATTATATTTCTAATCAAAGATACGGTATAAATTCACAACAATAACCAAAATATGGCATACCTCTCCATGCAAAGGTTCTCCAAGTACACTTGGATATGTGATTGGTGAATATCTCATGTTTGTCACTGTCTCACCAGTGGTAGTTGCCTGAAGTAAGAGTCGAGGAGTTCCAAATGTAGGGCAATGTAGATGTTGATCTAACATTTGCATGTGGGTTGCCATCATATCTCTCCTTCTATGAATTTCCAAGATAAGGGTAAACAGTGCCTCATCATCTGGTATGTTCTCAATAAATTGCAAACCACTGCGTATGAGCTCGTAAAAGGGCACACGGCATTTATTATCATCAACTAACAGCCAAATAACATCTAGACAATCATGTAACCACTCAATTAGGGCCTTATCAGGCTTCCAGAACTGTGCACTATCAAATTCATCAAGCCCTTGCTGCCGTTGATCCCAATTGACAAGCCAATTCAACATGTGGTTAAAGATATCGAAGCGTGTGACTGGCATTAGATTAGACTCAAGGCTAATCAAAATTATCTTGCAGGAAAGTTGACGTAAACTGCTTATAACATTTTCTCTGACAGATATATTGGCCCTCGCTGACTGTTGACCAGTGCAGATGACATCATTTGACTTCATCGGAGACAGCGTGGATGGCTCAGCACCTGATTGTGCAGGAGATCCAATGCCATGAATTGACGGCAAAGGAGACGCAGGATTAGATGCCTGAAAATTAGCATTATTAGGAATGGCATTTGAAGGTGGTGGGACTCCTGACTGTGATGAAGTTGCACAAGCAACAAGAGCCATAGCTTGACTGCCCTGACCAACCGGGGTCTCCGCAGAAGAAACTGAAGAAAGAAGAGACGGCAGGAATGCATCCCAGTTTATGTATCCTATATTGCACAAACTACGCAAAGCAAAGAGCAGAAACTCTGCTCTAGGAGCATGATTACAGCATTGAATAACAAGAGATATTAGGACAGATTCTGTTACAGCGCGTAGTTGCTCCTGGTCCtggaaaaaaagttacatcaaaGTAGACACTATATCCACAAACCAAAGTTCATAATTTGAAGAtatcattttattgaattttcaaGCAGCCACTGAAAGCTTACAGGAAATTGGCTCTGTATCTGCTCAAAGTCCAAGAGGAACTGCTCATTAGGGGGAGGAAGCTCTCTGTTAATAGCAGTAACCCGCTTCTGTGTCTTGTTCctataattaatattaacaAACAAATCTATCAGGAGAATACTTCAGATGACAAGCAGTACCGAGAAGCATAAAATGGCTTCCAGCACGAACAAGTTCTTTGATGTAGccaattaaaaagaagaaaac
Encoded proteins:
- the LOC121780322 gene encoding mediator of RNA polymerase II transcription subunit 23-like isoform X2; its protein translation is MMQRGPTPGLSSQPLPEMEQLNNTQQPPPQQQQQHRPSSSASSRAHHFHPARPAILELFNLYLGRRSQQKSDESVREPPNKTQKRVTAINRELPPPNEQFLLDFEQIQSQFPDQEQLRAVTESVLISLVIQCCNHAPRAEFLLFALRSLCNIGYINWDAFLPSLLSSVSSAETPVGQGSQAMALVACATSSQSGVPPPSNAIPNNANFQASNPASPLPSIHGIGSPAQSGAEPSTLSPMKSNDVICTGQQSARANISVRENVISSLRQLSCKIILISLESNLMPVTRFDIFNHMLNWLVNWDQRQQGLDEFDSAQFWKPDKALIEWLHDCLDVIWLLVDDNKCRVPFYELIRSGLQFIENIPDDEALFTLILEIHRRRDMMATHMQMLDQHLHCPTFGTPRLLLQATTTGETVTNMRYSPITYPSVLGEPLHGEELAASIQRGSLDWERAMRCLRHAFRNTPSPDWWRRVLLVAPCHRTQAQGPTPGAVFTSEMISEATIDRIVELLKLTNAVCRLQDGDQHILRTNHVTWLLAQIIRVELVMNALNTDSRKVETTRKILSFHKEDRSADPNNPQSILLDFISSCQNLRIWSLNTSTREYLNNEQLQKGKQIDEWWRQVSKGERIMDYMNMDERSIGMFWVVSYTMAQPACETVMHWLTSAGVTEIPGTNLQPNERLMVMQEVSPLPVSLLSGFSINLCLKLAYQMEESLFSGQVVPSIAMVETYVRVLLISPHALFRSLMTLLSPKNQNPLSKPAASLLVFEILNYRLLSLYRYQGKNKGLIHDVTKIIATLKGKRGDHRIFRLAENLCMNLILSMREFFSVKRDGKGPTEFTETINRITITTLAIIIKTHGIAEVEHLLYLQTIQEQILATSQHAWSEKTLRHFPPILREALAGRIDNRGLATQAWQQAETTVLNQCTQLLSSSADPTYVMTYINHSFPQHRQYLCSGAWILMYGHPESINSLHLGHVLKEFSPEEVTANIYTMVDVLLHHFNLELQCGRSLQELMMKACANLAFFIWTHELLPLDILLLALIDRDDDPHALRIVISILDSKELQQRVKLYLMNRGPAEHWLYSGVFKRTELQKALGNHLSWKERYPTFFDDIAARLLPVIPLIIYRFIENDAFDAADRVLHVYASFLHYYPLNFTFVRDILAYFYGHLPSKLIIRILTVLDVKKIPFSEAFPQHINSSNAPPLDYFATLLLGLVNHVIPPLNNNSKNGQVGEASNASVRAPHNKAQATSQGGPSVAPEGQKPFYQLQDPGTYTQLILETAVIEILSLPITASQIVSSLVQIVVHIQPTLVQSSNGLHPTSVGQSSVLPTSPSGGSTDSLGATRTPTAAGLSNSNFVWRSGYTCQQLSCLLIQACGLLLAQLPPEFHIQLYIEAARVIKESWWLSDGKRSVSELESAVCYALLDPTWAAQDNTSTAIGNVVALLHAFFSNLPLEWLEGTHLIIKHLRPVTSIAGLRIAFRIIGPLLPRLANAHTLFNKTLSVLLSVMADVFGRNSQPSAPVEASEIADIIDFLHHIVHYEGQGGPVQASSKPRAEVLALIGRAAESFSPDVQHLMTHLKADVNCSIYAATHPKFVQNAN
- the LOC121780322 gene encoding mediator of RNA polymerase II transcription subunit 23-like isoform X1 is translated as MMQRGPTPGLSSQPLPEMEQLNNTQQPPPQQQQQHRPSSSASSRAHHFHPARPAILELFNLYLGRRSQQKSDESVREPPNKTQKRVTAINRELPPPNEQFLLDFEQIQSQFPDQEQLRAVTESVLISLVIQCCNHAPRAEFLLFALRSLCNIGYINWDAFLPSLLSSVSSAETPVGQGSQAMALVACATSSQSGVPPPSNAIPNNANFQASNPASPLPSIHGIGSPAQSGAEPSTLSPMKSNDVICTGQQSARANISVRENVISSLRQLSCKIILISLESNLMPVTRFDIFNHMLNWLVNWDQRQQGLDEFDSAQFWKPDKALIEWLHDCLDVIWLLVDDNKCRVPFYELIRSGLQFIENIPDDEALFTLILEIHRRRDMMATHMQMLDQHLHCPTFGTPRLLLQATTTGETVTNMRYSPITYPSVLGEPLHGEELAASIQRGSLDWERAMRCLRHAFRNTPSPDWWRRVLLVAPCHRTQAQGPTPGAVFTSEMISEATIDRIVELLKLTNAETNCWQEWLIVSDVFFFLMKHGCIDFVDFVDKLVCRLQDGDQHILRTNHVTWLLAQIIRVELVMNALNTDSRKVETTRKILSFHKEDRSADPNNPQSILLDFISSCQNLRIWSLNTSTREYLNNEQLQKGKQIDEWWRQVSKGERIMDYMNMDERSIGMFWVVSYTMAQPACETVMHWLTSAGVTEIPGTNLQPNERLMVMQEVSPLPVSLLSGFSINLCLKLAYQMEESLFSGQVVPSIAMVETYVRVLLISPHALFRSLMTLLSPKNQNPLSKPAASLLVFEILNYRLLSLYRYQGKNKGLIHDVTKIIATLKGKRGDHRIFRLAENLCMNLILSMREFFSVKRDGKGPTEFTETINRITITTLAIIIKTHGIAEVEHLLYLQTIQEQILATSQHAWSEKTLRHFPPILREALAGRIDNRGLATQAWQQAETTVLNQCTQLLSSSADPTYVMTYINHSFPQHRQYLCSGAWILMYGHPESINSLHLGHVLKEFSPEEVTANIYTMVDVLLHHFNLELQCGRSLQELMMKACANLAFFIWTHELLPLDILLLALIDRDDDPHALRIVISILDSKELQQRVKLYLMNRGPAEHWLYSGVFKRTELQKALGNHLSWKERYPTFFDDIAARLLPVIPLIIYRFIENDAFDAADRVLHVYASFLHYYPLNFTFVRDILAYFYGHLPSKLIIRILTVLDVKKIPFSEAFPQHINSSNAPPLDYFATLLLGLVNHVIPPLNNNSKNGQVGEASNASVRAPHNKAQATSQGGPSVAPEGQKPFYQLQDPGTYTQLILETAVIEILSLPITASQIVSSLVQIVVHIQPTLVQSSNGLHPTSVGQSSVLPTSPSGGSTDSLGATRTPTAAGLSNSNFVWRSGYTCQQLSCLLIQACGLLLAQLPPEFHIQLYIEAARVIKESWWLSDGKRSVSELESAVCYALLDPTWAAQDNTSTAIGNVVALLHAFFSNLPLEWLEGTHLIIKHLRPVTSIAGLRIAFRIIGPLLPRLANAHTLFNKTLSVLLSVMADVFGRNSQPSAPVEASEIADIIDFLHHIVHYEGQGGPVQASSKPRAEVLALIGRAAESFSPDVQHLMTHLKADVNCSIYAATHPKFVQNAN